A window from Desulfuromonadaceae bacterium encodes these proteins:
- a CDS encoding four helix bundle protein, which translates to MSVQSYKDLTVWQKALDLVEMVYQATKVFPKEELYGLTNQLRRAAISIPSNIAEGHARSSTAEFLRFLSIAKGSLGEIETQLLIAQRLGYLSEEQLTPILNLQVEINKMTNGLMARLAPNSSPLTPKAERP; encoded by the coding sequence ATGAGTGTACAGAGTTACAAGGATTTGACAGTTTGGCAGAAGGCGCTGGATCTGGTGGAGATGGTTTATCAGGCGACCAAGGTTTTTCCAAAGGAAGAGTTGTACGGTTTGACGAATCAGTTGCGTCGCGCGGCCATTTCGATTCCCTCCAACATCGCTGAAGGCCATGCCAGAAGTTCAACAGCAGAATTTCTCCGTTTTTTGTCGATTGCCAAAGGCTCACTTGGCGAAATTGAAACTCAGCTGTTGATTGCCCAACGACTTGGCTATCTCTCGGAAGAGCAACTTACACCAATCCTGAATTTACAAGTGGAGATCAACAAAATGACCAATGGGCTGATGGCGAGGCTCGCCCCTAACTCCTCGCCCCTCACCCCTAAAGCGGAGCGCCCATGA
- the brxF gene encoding BREX-3 system P-loop-containing protein BrxF, translating into MAEPIHDKIKRSLQAAEGLYHRLVLLVGETGSGKTGVLRDIAEEFGSSVVNVNLALSGELLELTAKQRSLRLPGILDQIADQAQAPVVLDNLEILFDKDLQQDPLRLLQSISRNRAVVASWNGIMNSGRLLYAETGHPEYRSYDSVDALIVEIRGEDLGTRGEI; encoded by the coding sequence ATGGCCGAGCCGATTCACGACAAGATAAAACGATCCCTACAGGCAGCCGAAGGCTTGTATCACCGTCTGGTGTTGCTGGTGGGTGAGACCGGTTCCGGCAAGACCGGCGTTCTTCGGGATATTGCCGAGGAATTCGGCTCATCTGTCGTCAACGTCAATCTGGCGCTTTCAGGCGAACTGCTTGAGCTGACGGCAAAGCAGCGGTCGCTTCGGTTGCCGGGCATCCTCGATCAGATCGCGGACCAGGCTCAAGCACCGGTGGTGCTGGATAATCTCGAGATCCTCTTCGACAAGGATCTCCAGCAGGACCCCTTGCGCCTGCTGCAGTCCATTTCGAGAAATCGGGCCGTGGTGGCTTCGTGGAACGGAATCATGAATTCCGGGAGGCTTTTGTACGCCGAAACCGGCCATCCCGAGTACCGCAGCTATGACTCGGTCGATGCCCTGATTGTTGAAATCAGGGGCGAGGATTTAGGGACGAGGGGCGAGATATGA
- a CDS encoding putative DNA binding domain-containing protein produces MTREELIARLRGYEWTDFECKKARSEVPKDAYSTVSAFANTQGGWLLFGVSEQDGELKVTGVDPKAFDRVQDAFLTTLRGGQKLNQIVHAEPHVYELDDKRILAFFIPEAGRYQKPVYLNRNPRDSFLRRAARDERMTDNELQRFLRDAAEKSWDGAACDFNLERDVDRETLDWYREQFFRRNPEQRQISNPTEFLLEWNFAVHQSGKPALTRAAILMFGTDRSVRALLPRPVLDYQRIDTRFESWSADERWHDRMVFEENLFKTWRGLVAKYSRIAEHPFKVDPTTLRRDDDPPDYIAFREAAINLLIHQDYGDHHRKASIKWFTDQTRFWNPGDAFATTAQLLESNEKEIRNPLIVNAFRRIGLSDQAGTGIRAILRNWHELGFRPPQILNDKSAKSFQLILSQVPLMTESMRRFQASLGVRLAPEQAEVLALAADQENVTVVDAAMAAGGNLQKAHEAIRFLIGQRLLAALDDDTATLAEPIRKRLDLQEKEAADDGTGQVTGQVTGQVTGQVTGQVTGQVTGQVTGQVTGQVTGQVEDWVIEILSACLEPKKSAEIQQITGMKHRETFQRNYLDRLLNDRLLVRTIAEKPRSRLQAYRTTDKGVALLKAIQK; encoded by the coding sequence ATGACCCGAGAGGAACTGATCGCCCGGCTGAGGGGCTACGAGTGGACGGATTTCGAGTGCAAAAAAGCTCGATCAGAGGTACCCAAGGATGCCTATTCCACTGTCAGCGCCTTCGCCAACACGCAAGGTGGTTGGTTGCTGTTCGGCGTCTCGGAACAGGATGGCGAGCTCAAGGTCACCGGCGTTGATCCAAAGGCCTTTGACCGGGTGCAGGATGCCTTCCTGACCACCCTGCGCGGCGGGCAAAAGCTCAATCAGATCGTTCATGCCGAGCCCCATGTGTATGAGCTTGATGACAAGCGGATCCTGGCGTTTTTCATCCCGGAGGCCGGGCGTTACCAGAAGCCGGTGTATCTGAACCGCAATCCGCGAGACAGCTTTCTCCGCCGGGCGGCGCGCGACGAACGCATGACGGACAATGAGCTGCAGCGCTTCCTGCGTGATGCCGCCGAAAAATCATGGGACGGCGCTGCCTGTGACTTCAATCTCGAAAGGGACGTGGATCGGGAAACGCTGGACTGGTACCGGGAGCAGTTCTTCCGACGCAATCCGGAACAACGACAGATATCAAATCCGACGGAGTTCCTATTGGAGTGGAATTTTGCGGTGCACCAGTCGGGCAAACCGGCGCTGACCCGGGCTGCCATCCTGATGTTTGGCACCGATCGCAGCGTGCGAGCGCTGCTTCCCCGTCCTGTTTTGGATTACCAGCGCATCGATACCCGATTCGAAAGCTGGTCTGCCGATGAGCGCTGGCACGACCGCATGGTATTCGAGGAGAACCTGTTTAAGACCTGGCGCGGTCTGGTGGCCAAATACTCTCGCATTGCGGAGCACCCCTTCAAAGTCGATCCGACAACCCTGCGCCGCGACGACGACCCGCCCGACTACATCGCCTTTCGTGAAGCGGCGATCAACCTGCTGATTCATCAGGACTACGGCGATCACCACCGCAAGGCATCCATCAAGTGGTTCACCGACCAGACTCGGTTCTGGAATCCCGGCGATGCCTTCGCGACCACAGCACAACTGCTGGAATCCAACGAAAAGGAAATTCGCAATCCGTTGATCGTCAACGCCTTCCGGCGCATCGGCCTCAGTGACCAGGCCGGTACCGGAATTCGAGCCATTCTGCGGAACTGGCACGAACTGGGGTTCCGCCCACCGCAAATTCTGAACGACAAGTCAGCCAAGAGCTTTCAGCTGATCCTGAGTCAGGTGCCTCTGATGACGGAATCCATGCGGCGTTTCCAGGCCAGCCTCGGCGTGCGGCTAGCCCCGGAACAGGCGGAGGTGCTGGCGCTGGCGGCCGATCAGGAGAATGTGACAGTGGTCGACGCCGCGATGGCGGCCGGAGGCAACCTCCAAAAAGCGCACGAGGCAATCCGCTTCCTCATTGGCCAGCGACTGCTGGCGGCGCTCGACGACGATACGGCTACCCTAGCCGAGCCCATCAGGAAGCGTCTCGATCTACAGGAAAAAGAAGCTGCTGATGACGGCACCGGACAAGTCACCGGACAAGTCACCGGACAAGTCACCGGACAAGTCACCGGACAAGTCACCGGACAAGTCACCGGACAAGTCACCGGACAAGTCACCGGACAAGTCACCGGACAAGTGGAAGACTGGGTCATCGAGATCCTGTCCGCTTGTCTGGAACCGAAAAAAAGCGCTGAAATTCAACAAATAACAGGCATGAAGCATCGGGAAACCTTCCAGCGCAACTATCTCGACCGCTTACTGAACGACAGACTACTTGTCCGGACCATCGCGGAGAAGCCGCGAAGCCGATTGCAGGCGTACCGCACCACGGACAAGGGCGTGGCCTTACTAAAGGCGATTCAGAAATGA